The following proteins are encoded in a genomic region of Planococcus lenghuensis:
- a CDS encoding phosphotransferase family protein: MTTHTNDTIPVRSGEELNVQKLEQFLRTRIDGLPAGELTVRQFGTGHSNLTYALQIGDWEAVLRRPPLGPVAPKAHDMEREHRILSALHPVFPAAPEPYVFSDDSDIVGSPFFVMERRHGIVLDTAFPEGVEPTPDLCRRISEKMVDTLVELHALDYKETPLAELAKPEGFMERQVHGWIGRYERAATDDMEGIDELKAWMTANIPASPDPTVIHYDFKLNNTMFSKDFSQLTGLFDWEMTTVGDPLADLGAAMSYWIQSDDPELLKSGMGKPPVTVLDGFYTRQEFIEQYGKKSGRDVSNMKFYLTFAYFKLAVIIQQIYYRYRQGQTQDKRFAHFNRFADSLIRHALAVAKGT; the protein is encoded by the coding sequence ATGACGACACATACGAACGATACGATCCCTGTAAGATCGGGGGAAGAGTTGAATGTACAGAAACTGGAGCAATTCCTGCGGACAAGAATCGACGGGTTGCCGGCAGGGGAGCTGACGGTCCGCCAATTCGGCACCGGTCATTCCAATTTAACCTATGCTTTGCAGATCGGTGACTGGGAAGCTGTGCTACGTCGGCCGCCGCTCGGTCCTGTTGCGCCAAAAGCGCATGATATGGAACGGGAGCATCGGATTTTGTCGGCTTTGCATCCTGTATTTCCAGCGGCTCCGGAACCATACGTGTTTTCGGATGATTCCGATATTGTCGGCAGTCCGTTTTTCGTCATGGAACGGCGGCATGGCATTGTGCTGGATACCGCTTTTCCGGAAGGAGTGGAACCGACGCCGGATTTATGCCGCCGGATTTCCGAAAAAATGGTCGACACGCTTGTTGAACTCCATGCATTGGACTATAAGGAGACGCCGCTTGCTGAACTTGCAAAACCTGAAGGGTTCATGGAACGGCAAGTGCATGGCTGGATCGGCCGCTATGAACGGGCGGCGACCGATGATATGGAAGGTATAGATGAATTGAAGGCATGGATGACCGCCAATATTCCGGCATCACCGGATCCGACAGTCATCCATTATGATTTCAAATTGAATAATACCATGTTCTCGAAAGATTTCTCACAGCTGACAGGCTTGTTCGACTGGGAAATGACGACCGTCGGTGATCCGCTTGCCGATCTTGGTGCGGCGATGAGTTACTGGATCCAGTCGGATGATCCTGAATTGTTGAAATCCGGAATGGGCAAGCCGCCGGTCACCGTCCTGGATGGTTTCTATACGCGCCAGGAATTCATCGAGCAATACGGGAAGAAAAGCGGACGGGATGTAAGCAATATGAAGTTTTATCTGACGTTTGCCTACTTCAAACTGGCTGTCATCATTCAACAGATCTACTACCGCTACCGGCAGGGACAGACCCAGGATAAGCGGTTCGCCCATTTTAATCGGTTCGCGGACAGTCTGATCCGCCATGCACTGGCTGTTGCAAAAGGGACGTGA
- a CDS encoding 2-phosphosulfolactate phosphatase, which translates to MPKLHVLLKKEELEETKLQDGKIAVVFDVLLATSTIVSCLHYGAKEVIPVMDGDEARKAAERLKADSFCLTGEFNGATIEGFLDPNPLQLQKTVGGKTVVLSTTNGTVAIRNSATAARTYIASLLNGQAAAELIAKRHKNETVIAVCSGSGGEFCLEDFYGAGYFIDCLLEESDTWELTDAAQAALLFYQSRKQEAAEILKASRVGKMLLRNEWEEEIEFAANRGIIPTVPEFKGNTIASEGDERYED; encoded by the coding sequence ATGCCGAAACTGCATGTGCTGCTGAAAAAAGAAGAACTGGAAGAAACGAAACTCCAGGACGGCAAAATAGCGGTCGTCTTTGATGTGCTGCTTGCAACGTCCACCATTGTCTCCTGTTTACATTATGGTGCAAAAGAAGTTATTCCGGTGATGGATGGAGACGAAGCGCGAAAAGCTGCAGAGCGGCTGAAAGCTGACAGTTTCTGTCTGACAGGCGAGTTCAACGGCGCGACCATTGAAGGGTTCCTCGATCCGAATCCACTGCAGCTGCAAAAGACCGTCGGAGGAAAAACGGTCGTGCTGTCCACGACGAATGGGACCGTTGCGATCCGGAATTCGGCAACGGCGGCACGGACATACATCGCTTCTCTCTTGAATGGCCAGGCAGCAGCTGAGCTGATTGCCAAGCGGCATAAAAATGAAACGGTGATCGCAGTTTGTTCCGGGTCCGGCGGAGAATTCTGTCTGGAAGATTTCTACGGAGCAGGTTACTTCATTGACTGCCTGCTGGAAGAATCAGACACATGGGAACTGACCGATGCCGCACAGGCGGCGCTATTATTCTATCAATCCAGAAAACAGGAAGCGGCAGAAATTTTGAAGGCATCCCGTGTCGGAAAAATGCTGCTGCGGAACGAGTGGGAAGAAGAAATTGAATTTGCGGCCAACCGGGGCATCATTCCGACAGTTCCTGAATTTAAAGGCAATACGATTGCTTCAGAAGGAGATGAACGTTATGAAGACTGA
- a CDS encoding acyl-CoA dehydrogenase family protein has translation MNVMKTDTLAYRGGSFLYSPAEKDAVFTPENFTEEHRMIAATAKRFLEQEVRPNNEALENQDFTKVKELLHKAGELGLLGHSVPEAYGGLGLDKISKGLVGEMLGSGGGYSVAQSNHTCIATLPITYFGTEQQKEKYLPKLASGEFIGAYCLTEPNAGSDALAAQTTARLNEAGTHYILNGTKMFITNAEFSDTFITYAKVDGNAFTAFIVERNFPGLSLGPEEQKMGIKSSSTRAVIFEDCEVPVENLLGEVGKGHVIALNVLNLGRFNLGSACTGAAKYGMGLALGYVKERKQFGRAIADFGATQEKIADMAIRIYAAESLQYRTAGYLEDALGSLYESDDQRLIAKQLMEYASECAVCKVYGSETLDFVADEALQLHGGYGYIKEYGVEQMYRDSRINRIFEGTNEINRLLIPMNLLKAAMKGQIPLLDLVNQAASEMQEPKVDGIGPITRETEAVKAVRRVLLMCAGLAFEAYGEKLAEEQGVLMQLANLGIALYALESAVLRTQKELDAKGEEKVQLKLQLAEALADETLLAAELAARKMIQSAAKNPQLATAVTAVTAELSRLQRGGTARTKRAIAQAQFEAGQFVS, from the coding sequence ATGAACGTTATGAAGACTGACACACTGGCATATCGGGGCGGCTCGTTCCTCTACAGCCCCGCAGAGAAAGATGCGGTATTCACCCCGGAAAATTTTACCGAAGAGCACCGGATGATTGCAGCTACTGCAAAGCGCTTCCTGGAACAGGAAGTGCGGCCGAATAATGAAGCGCTGGAGAATCAGGATTTCACTAAAGTGAAGGAACTTCTACACAAGGCGGGTGAACTCGGCCTGCTCGGACACAGCGTACCCGAAGCATACGGGGGCCTTGGGCTCGATAAAATCAGCAAAGGGCTCGTCGGCGAGATGCTCGGGTCGGGCGGCGGCTACAGTGTGGCGCAGTCCAATCACACATGCATCGCGACACTCCCGATTACGTATTTCGGGACGGAACAGCAGAAAGAGAAATACTTGCCGAAGCTCGCCTCCGGTGAGTTCATCGGTGCTTACTGTCTGACGGAGCCGAACGCCGGATCGGATGCGCTCGCAGCACAGACGACCGCACGGCTGAATGAAGCCGGAACACATTATATTTTGAACGGCACTAAAATGTTCATCACAAATGCGGAATTCTCGGATACGTTCATCACTTACGCCAAAGTGGATGGAAACGCGTTCACCGCATTTATCGTGGAGCGGAACTTTCCGGGGTTGTCGCTCGGACCGGAAGAACAGAAGATGGGCATCAAAAGCTCTTCGACCCGAGCGGTTATTTTTGAAGACTGCGAAGTGCCGGTGGAGAACCTGCTTGGTGAAGTCGGCAAAGGCCATGTCATCGCACTGAACGTGCTGAACTTGGGGCGGTTTAATCTTGGTTCTGCCTGTACGGGAGCGGCCAAATACGGGATGGGACTCGCACTTGGCTATGTGAAAGAACGAAAGCAATTCGGCAGGGCGATTGCAGATTTCGGTGCAACGCAGGAGAAAATCGCCGACATGGCGATCCGCATCTATGCGGCTGAATCGCTGCAGTACCGGACAGCTGGTTATCTGGAAGACGCGCTCGGTAGTCTATATGAGTCGGACGATCAGCGTCTCATTGCAAAACAGCTGATGGAATATGCATCAGAATGTGCAGTGTGCAAAGTCTATGGTTCGGAAACACTTGATTTCGTCGCCGATGAAGCGCTTCAGCTGCATGGTGGCTATGGGTATATCAAAGAATACGGTGTCGAGCAGATGTACCGGGATTCCCGGATCAACCGGATTTTCGAAGGGACGAACGAAATCAATCGCCTGCTCATCCCGATGAATCTGCTGAAAGCGGCGATGAAAGGACAGATTCCGCTGCTGGATCTCGTCAATCAGGCGGCTTCCGAGATGCAGGAACCAAAAGTGGACGGGATTGGACCAATTACGCGGGAAACAGAAGCAGTCAAAGCTGTTCGACGTGTCCTTTTGATGTGTGCAGGACTGGCATTTGAGGCATATGGTGAAAAACTGGCAGAAGAGCAGGGCGTGCTGATGCAGCTTGCAAATCTCGGTATTGCGCTGTATGCCTTGGAATCCGCTGTGCTTCGGACGCAAAAAGAACTCGATGCAAAAGGTGAAGAGAAAGTGCAGCTGAAACTCCAGCTTGCCGAGGCGCTTGCCGACGAGACGCTGTTGGCTGCTGAACTCGCTGCGCGGAAAATGATTCAATCAGCGGCAAAAAATCCACAGCTGGCCACCGCCGTTACTGCAGTTACCGCAGAATTGAGCCGGTTGCAGCGCGGTGGCACAGCGCGGACGAAGCGGGCAATCGCCCAGGCGCAATTTGAAGCCGGGCAATTTGTAAGCTGA
- a CDS encoding quinone oxidoreductase family protein: MKIVKLEKYGGPEVLELTEAPMPEPAQGEVVVEIKAIGVNYADTARREGQYVVPTPLPFTPGAEIAGTVSAVGGGVTRFKPGARVVALIESGGYAEYVTVAEQTLIPVPDGVPFEQAVALPLQGLSAYHILKTMGRVEPGETVLVHAAAGGVGTLAVQLAKIFGAGSVIATASTDEKLEHARSLGADHLVNYTEAGWEDKVKELTGGKGVDVALEMVGGEVFHQTLRCLAPFGRLVIFGAASGEQAQFQPGQLMRKNQSVVGFFLPQIMRKPDLFRQSLGELLEWTGSGKLKLTVGGTYPLAEAADVHRQLQGRKTIGKLVLVP; the protein is encoded by the coding sequence ATGAAAATCGTAAAATTGGAAAAGTATGGCGGCCCGGAAGTGCTGGAGCTGACGGAAGCGCCGATGCCTGAACCCGCACAAGGAGAAGTGGTTGTTGAGATCAAGGCAATTGGCGTGAATTACGCGGACACCGCCCGGCGGGAAGGGCAGTATGTTGTGCCGACACCGCTGCCATTTACACCGGGAGCAGAGATCGCGGGGACAGTTTCAGCAGTCGGTGGAGGCGTGACCCGGTTTAAACCTGGTGCGCGCGTCGTGGCATTGATTGAATCCGGCGGCTATGCCGAATATGTCACTGTTGCGGAACAGACGTTGATTCCTGTGCCTGACGGCGTACCATTTGAGCAGGCGGTCGCTTTACCGCTGCAAGGACTGAGTGCCTATCATATCCTGAAAACGATGGGCCGGGTAGAACCGGGCGAGACCGTACTCGTGCATGCGGCGGCAGGCGGCGTCGGAACATTGGCGGTGCAGCTGGCTAAAATTTTCGGGGCCGGGAGCGTCATTGCGACAGCCAGCACAGACGAAAAACTGGAGCATGCACGCAGCCTTGGGGCGGATCATCTCGTGAACTACACGGAAGCTGGCTGGGAAGATAAAGTAAAGGAACTGACAGGCGGCAAGGGTGTGGATGTGGCGCTTGAAATGGTGGGAGGCGAAGTGTTCCATCAGACGCTGAGATGCTTGGCGCCGTTCGGCCGGCTGGTCATTTTCGGGGCAGCGAGCGGTGAACAGGCTCAGTTCCAACCGGGACAGCTTATGCGGAAAAATCAGTCGGTCGTCGGGTTCTTCCTGCCGCAAATCATGCGGAAACCGGATTTATTCAGACAGAGCCTTGGTGAATTACTGGAATGGACAGGGAGCGGCAAACTGAAACTGACAGTGGGCGGCACGTACCCGCTTGCGGAAGCGGCAGATGTGCATCGGCAGCTGCAGGGTCGGAAGACGATCGGCAAGCTGGTGCTGGTACCTTGA
- a CDS encoding enoyl-CoA hydratase/isomerase family protein has protein sequence MTSEHVVVKQQDAVLSLQLNRPESLNAFSPEMIEQLTEEVKAAGENDDVGAIVLSGAGRSFSAGGDVKTMGQAGPAETYDHIGELNKLILAMRELEKPIVAAVHGFAAGAAFNLALASDLIVAAEDSKFVMSFAQVGLISDGGGLYFLPRLIGPYRAKQLFFSAEPITARQAHEWGIVNYVYPVDQLEQEALALAERLAAGPGRTFGLLKKITDQAATSSLAEILEQERITQAMMVTTDNHKEGVAAFKEKRKPDFNPR, from the coding sequence ATGACAAGTGAACACGTAGTAGTAAAGCAGCAGGACGCTGTGCTTTCACTGCAATTGAACCGGCCGGAAAGTCTGAATGCATTCAGCCCGGAAATGATTGAACAGCTGACGGAAGAAGTGAAAGCGGCAGGGGAGAATGATGATGTCGGAGCGATTGTATTATCAGGTGCAGGCCGGTCGTTTTCAGCCGGCGGTGACGTAAAAACGATGGGACAGGCTGGTCCTGCAGAGACATATGATCATATCGGTGAACTGAATAAATTGATTCTCGCAATGCGCGAACTTGAAAAGCCGATTGTGGCAGCGGTTCATGGTTTTGCGGCGGGTGCAGCATTCAATTTGGCGCTCGCGAGCGATCTTATCGTGGCTGCTGAAGACAGTAAATTTGTTATGAGTTTTGCCCAAGTCGGTCTCATTTCAGACGGGGGAGGCTTATATTTCCTGCCGCGGCTGATCGGACCATACCGGGCAAAGCAATTATTTTTCAGCGCAGAACCGATTACCGCCCGGCAGGCGCACGAATGGGGAATCGTAAATTATGTATATCCGGTCGATCAATTGGAACAGGAAGCACTGGCGTTAGCCGAACGACTGGCAGCCGGTCCTGGCCGGACGTTTGGACTCTTGAAGAAAATCACAGATCAGGCGGCGACTTCAAGTCTCGCTGAAATCCTCGAACAGGAACGAATCACGCAGGCAATGATGGTTACAACCGATAATCATAAAGAAGGTGTGGCGGCATTCAAGGAAAAGCGGAAACCCGACTTTAATCCACGCTGA
- a CDS encoding long-chain fatty acid--CoA ligase, with translation MNKAHFEFWPSRLPKTLAVPETTLYDNLAISAKKYPEKTALVYYGARYTYSQVLKEVEALAGYLQNVLGVKKGENVLLFMQNAPQFLIGYYAILRAEAVIVPVNPMNTAEEMAFYVEDSAIRAGIIGQELYGRVNELKGRTSLTQIITAAYSDYAGNGDGLGELPEAVREPVQVVDKVIEWKEAIGAGCKPFEYRGDAEDTAILPYTSGTTGQPKGCIHTNRTVQANTVGAFHWMNITADAAALLTLPLFHVTGMVHSMNTPIYAGGTMVMMTRWDRDYAASAIERYGCTHWINISTMLIDFLANPKLAQYDISSLQAIGGGGAPLPEAVGEKLTAITGLEYIEGYGLSETISHTHFNPPDRPKLQCLGIPSFDVDARVIEPSTGKELGPGQDGELIVNGPQVFKGYHNRPDENRNSFIEFDGKVFFRTGDIVRTDEEGYFFIVDRVKRMINAAGFKVWPTEVESMLYKHPAIQQACVVGIPDPRRGETVKAFVILNEEAKGDVTEEEIIEWAKGQMAAYKYPRFIEFRETFPTTSSGKILWRKLQDEERGKSGEVL, from the coding sequence ATGAATAAGGCACATTTCGAATTTTGGCCAAGCAGATTACCGAAAACACTCGCTGTTCCTGAAACCACTTTATATGATAATTTGGCAATTTCAGCAAAAAAATATCCGGAAAAGACGGCACTGGTTTATTACGGCGCCCGGTATACGTACAGTCAAGTGCTCAAAGAAGTGGAAGCGCTTGCAGGGTATCTGCAGAATGTGCTGGGCGTCAAGAAAGGCGAGAACGTTCTGCTGTTCATGCAGAATGCCCCGCAGTTTCTGATCGGTTATTATGCCATATTGCGGGCGGAAGCTGTCATTGTGCCGGTCAATCCGATGAACACAGCGGAAGAGATGGCATTTTACGTAGAAGACAGCGCCATCCGGGCCGGAATTATCGGTCAAGAGTTATATGGCCGGGTAAATGAATTGAAAGGCCGTACCTCGCTTACACAAATTATCACTGCTGCTTATTCTGACTACGCAGGAAACGGGGATGGACTTGGGGAATTACCGGAAGCTGTCAGGGAGCCGGTGCAAGTGGTTGATAAAGTGATTGAGTGGAAAGAGGCAATCGGAGCAGGATGCAAACCGTTCGAATACAGAGGGGATGCAGAAGACACGGCAATTCTGCCGTATACATCCGGTACGACCGGTCAACCGAAGGGTTGTATCCATACGAACCGGACGGTGCAGGCGAATACGGTCGGAGCTTTCCATTGGATGAATATCACCGCAGATGCGGCCGCATTATTGACGCTTCCGCTTTTTCATGTCACCGGTATGGTGCATAGTATGAACACGCCGATTTATGCAGGCGGGACGATGGTCATGATGACCCGCTGGGACCGCGACTATGCGGCAAGTGCAATCGAGCGGTACGGCTGCACGCATTGGATCAACATCAGCACGATGCTCATCGATTTTCTCGCAAATCCGAAATTGGCGCAATACGATATTTCCTCACTGCAGGCAATCGGCGGTGGAGGAGCCCCGCTTCCGGAAGCGGTCGGAGAAAAGCTGACAGCGATCACCGGACTGGAATATATCGAAGGATACGGGTTATCGGAGACGATTTCACATACGCATTTCAATCCGCCGGACCGGCCGAAACTGCAGTGCCTTGGTATTCCGTCATTCGATGTGGACGCGCGTGTCATCGAACCTTCAACCGGAAAAGAACTCGGTCCCGGTCAGGACGGGGAGCTCATCGTGAACGGGCCGCAAGTATTTAAGGGCTATCACAACCGGCCGGATGAGAATCGGAACTCGTTCATCGAGTTTGACGGCAAAGTTTTTTTCCGGACGGGTGATATTGTGCGAACAGACGAAGAAGGTTACTTTTTCATCGTGGATCGCGTAAAGCGGATGATCAACGCCGCGGGTTTTAAAGTATGGCCGACAGAAGTGGAATCGATGCTTTATAAACATCCAGCCATCCAGCAGGCCTGTGTGGTCGGCATTCCCGATCCGAGAAGAGGCGAAACGGTCAAAGCATTTGTCATTTTGAATGAAGAAGCAAAAGGCGATGTGACGGAAGAGGAAATCATCGAATGGGCGAAGGGGCAAATGGCAGCCTATAAGTATCCGCGGTTCATTGAATTCCGGGAAACATTTCCGACGACAAGCAGCGGGAAAATTTTATGGCGGAAACTGCAGGACGAAGAGCGGGGAAAATCCGGGGAGGTTTTGTAA
- a CDS encoding phosphotriesterase family protein — translation MAKQVETVTGPIAPEDMGKTLIHEHFIFGYPGFQGDSTLGPFNFEEAVGAGVAAAEKMMSHGVKTVVDPTPNECGRDPEVLKAISERSGLQIICATGYYYEGEGATPYFKFRASLGSAEQEISEMFMKEITDGIGTSGIKPGIIKLASSKGAITDYEQMFFRAAAQAQRETGITLLTHTQEGTMGPEQARLLIDLGADPASIVLGHMCGNTDPSYHKQALETGVSIAFDRFGLQGMVGAPFDQERIKTLLELLADGYEDQIMLSHDSITVWLGRPPVIPPQAEAGVANWHPTYLFEEVVPQLKQAGVTEEQLDKLFTENPKKLFAGKALTV, via the coding sequence ATGGCAAAACAAGTGGAGACAGTCACAGGACCGATTGCGCCAGAAGACATGGGGAAAACACTGATTCATGAACATTTCATTTTCGGGTATCCCGGATTCCAGGGCGACAGCACACTCGGCCCGTTCAACTTCGAAGAAGCGGTGGGTGCGGGAGTCGCGGCAGCTGAAAAGATGATGAGCCACGGGGTGAAGACGGTTGTTGATCCGACACCGAACGAATGCGGTCGGGACCCTGAGGTGCTTAAAGCGATTTCCGAGCGGTCCGGCCTGCAAATCATCTGCGCGACCGGCTACTATTACGAGGGCGAAGGAGCGACGCCTTATTTTAAATTCAGAGCGTCACTCGGAAGTGCGGAGCAGGAAATCAGTGAAATGTTCATGAAAGAAATCACCGATGGGATCGGGACATCCGGTATTAAACCGGGCATCATTAAACTGGCGTCCAGTAAAGGGGCGATCACGGATTATGAGCAGATGTTCTTCCGGGCGGCGGCACAGGCGCAACGGGAAACGGGCATTACGCTTTTGACGCATACGCAGGAAGGGACAATGGGACCCGAGCAGGCACGGCTGCTGATAGATCTCGGGGCGGATCCGGCGAGTATCGTCCTCGGCCATATGTGCGGCAATACGGATCCGTCCTACCATAAGCAAGCGCTTGAAACAGGAGTGAGTATCGCATTCGACCGGTTCGGCCTGCAGGGGATGGTCGGAGCACCTTTCGATCAGGAGCGGATCAAGACATTGCTGGAACTGTTGGCGGACGGATATGAAGATCAAATCATGCTGTCCCATGATTCCATCACTGTCTGGCTTGGCCGTCCGCCGGTCATCCCGCCGCAAGCGGAAGCAGGTGTCGCCAATTGGCATCCGACTTATCTGTTCGAGGAAGTGGTGCCGCAGCTGAAACAAGCGGGCGTAACAGAGGAGCAGCTGGATAAATTGTTTACGGAGAACCCGAAAAAGCTATTCGCAGGAAAGGCGCTGACCGTTTAA
- a CDS encoding carbon starvation CstA family protein, whose protein sequence is MNAIAVASIGLFLFFLGYRFYSKYVAERVFKLDPNYVTPAHKLEDGVDFVPTNKFVLWGHHFTSVAGAAPILGPAIAVYWGWLPAFIWVVFGTIFAAGVHDFGTLALSVRNKGQSVGTLANRLIGQRGKILFLFIILILVLMVNAVFAWVIANLFITFPASVLPVFIQIPLAVWIGYAVHKRSKNMLVPSLVALAVMYLTAILAAQIPILQIDVVSYFGGEEGAGLFGLGAVSTAFFVWIVILMVYVYIASTLPVWKLLQPRDFINSHQLIVGLAILYLGLLFTNPEITAPLTNATTDVSWFPLLFITIACGAISGFHGLVSSGTSSKQINKETDARFVGYAGAVGEGVLALISILAVVTLFPTAGAFRETYSSFAAASGGGLGNFILGASQLATGLLIPANIASTIVAVIVVSFAATSLDTSVRLMRYIISELGQEYNVPALTKAHVATSIAVVSSAALVLLPKGPNGFGSGGFLLWPLFGTANQLLAGISLLLISIWLKRLSRNYWITLVPMIFIIFMTLYAMIQQVFLQWSFWGDNTNWLLFIFGSIILVFALWIMVTAVSVLRDKTPKVLDTE, encoded by the coding sequence ATGAATGCAATTGCTGTAGCTTCGATAGGACTTTTTCTCTTTTTTTTAGGTTACCGTTTTTATTCGAAGTATGTAGCGGAAAGAGTATTCAAGCTTGATCCGAATTATGTAACGCCCGCGCATAAATTGGAGGACGGAGTCGACTTCGTCCCGACCAATAAATTCGTCCTCTGGGGCCATCACTTTACGTCAGTGGCAGGAGCTGCGCCGATTCTCGGCCCAGCCATCGCCGTCTATTGGGGCTGGCTGCCGGCTTTCATCTGGGTGGTATTCGGCACGATTTTTGCAGCAGGTGTCCACGATTTCGGTACGCTCGCACTGTCTGTCCGTAACAAAGGGCAGTCCGTCGGTACTCTTGCGAACCGGCTGATCGGCCAGCGCGGAAAAATCTTGTTCTTATTTATTATCTTAATACTGGTCCTTATGGTAAATGCCGTGTTCGCCTGGGTAATCGCCAACTTGTTCATCACCTTCCCGGCGAGTGTACTGCCGGTGTTCATCCAAATTCCGCTTGCCGTCTGGATTGGCTACGCTGTGCATAAACGCAGCAAAAACATGCTGGTGCCGTCACTGGTCGCACTTGCTGTTATGTACTTGACGGCTATACTGGCAGCACAAATCCCGATTCTTCAGATCGATGTGGTTTCATACTTTGGAGGAGAAGAAGGAGCAGGACTGTTCGGGCTTGGCGCGGTTTCAACAGCATTCTTCGTCTGGATTGTCATTTTGATGGTGTATGTCTACATTGCTTCGACACTGCCGGTATGGAAACTGCTGCAGCCGCGCGATTTTATTAATTCCCATCAATTGATCGTCGGGCTGGCGATTTTGTATCTCGGATTGCTGTTCACGAATCCGGAAATCACAGCACCGCTGACAAATGCTACAACGGATGTGTCATGGTTCCCGCTGCTGTTCATCACCATTGCGTGCGGAGCTATTTCCGGATTCCATGGCTTGGTGTCGTCAGGAACATCATCCAAGCAAATAAATAAGGAAACGGATGCCCGCTTTGTCGGTTATGCCGGCGCTGTAGGGGAAGGGGTACTGGCGCTGATCTCGATTCTTGCTGTTGTAACACTATTCCCGACGGCAGGCGCATTCCGTGAAACGTACAGCAGTTTTGCTGCTGCAAGCGGCGGCGGACTCGGCAACTTCATTCTCGGGGCAAGCCAGTTAGCGACAGGTCTATTAATTCCAGCCAACATCGCCTCAACGATCGTTGCGGTTATCGTAGTCAGTTTCGCCGCAACGTCGCTTGATACATCCGTTCGGCTGATGCGCTACATCATTTCTGAGCTCGGTCAGGAGTATAACGTTCCTGCACTGACAAAAGCACATGTGGCGACATCTATCGCAGTCGTATCCAGTGCGGCACTTGTACTGCTGCCGAAAGGGCCGAATGGCTTCGGTTCCGGCGGATTCCTGCTGTGGCCGCTGTTCGGGACGGCGAACCAGCTGCTTGCCGGCATCAGTTTACTGCTGATCTCCATTTGGCTGAAGCGATTGAGCCGGAATTACTGGATTACACTTGTTCCGATGATTTTCATCATCTTCATGACGCTCTATGCAATGATTCAGCAGGTATTCCTGCAATGGTCATTCTGGGGAGACAATACAAACTGGCTGCTCTTCATCTTCGGTTCCATCATCCTGGTATTTGCACTGTGGATCATGGTTACCGCGGTATCCGTCCTGCGGGATAAGACACCAAAAGTACTCGATACGGAATGA
- a CDS encoding cory-CC-star protein, protein MLEHMKKLLAYYEEVISLPHKREIALELRNEDDLFFLMLYSEMLGIPNPVYYYTLELYPYMIEQFHDWHLRMGMDKSPLSGIRCC, encoded by the coding sequence GTGCTCGAACATATGAAGAAGTTGCTTGCTTATTATGAGGAAGTCATCAGCTTGCCGCATAAAAGAGAAATCGCACTCGAGCTCCGGAATGAAGATGATTTGTTTTTTTTGATGCTTTATTCGGAAATGCTCGGCATTCCCAATCCCGTTTATTACTACACATTGGAACTGTATCCGTACATGATTGAACAGTTCCATGATTGGCATTTACGGATGGGAATGGACAAATCACCACTGAGCGGAATCCGGTGCTGCTGA